Proteins co-encoded in one Clarias gariepinus isolate MV-2021 ecotype Netherlands chromosome 13, CGAR_prim_01v2, whole genome shotgun sequence genomic window:
- the LOC128535914 gene encoding acylphosphatase-1-like, whose protein sequence is MSTEDLLSVDYEVHGTVQGVFFRKYTQSEGKKLGLVGWVKNTPDGTVEGQLQGPASKVRQMQEWLQTTGSPQSRIVKADFSNEKIIKSMDFMDFKVIR, encoded by the exons ATGTCCACAGAGGATCTGCTCTCAGTGGATTATGAAGTGCATGGGACAGTCCAGGGAGTGTTTTTTCGAAAATATACTCAG TCTGAGGGGAAGAAGTTGGGTTTGGTTGGTTGGGTAAAGAACACTCCAGATGGAACGGTAGAGGGTCAGCTCCAAGGACCAGCGTCTAAAGTCCGACAGATGCAGGAATGGCTCCAGACCACTGGCAGTCCACAGTCTCGGATCGTAAAAGCAGATTTCAGTAATGAGAAGATAATCAAGAGCATGGACTTCATGGATTTCAAAGTTATCCGCTAA
- the fosaa gene encoding protein c-Fos, producing the protein MILSKAGVESVSRCSSASPVGELMETTQGLGPDHEAPVAPFVPTVTAISTSPDLQWMVQPTIITSVSPSASRPETGETAAKRSGAKAKNITRKEKGEQLTPEEEEKKRIRRERNKMAAAKCRNRRRELTDTLQAETDKLEEDKAALQAEIANLLKEKERLEYVLASHKPICQLPEELESIFPESPQPLPSSEISGQLPEDGAQDTPSLQDLETPSVPPTAISGNSNILLCSSAEVSLCDLEPSLDVKEELLENILGSVEEDRISVEKARSVPDIDLNGSLGFTDWETLYKSVANDLEPLSTPVVSASTPTCSNYLSIFTFACPELDSLTEELDGCKSGVSKSDASVDLLNSPTLLAL; encoded by the exons ATGATCCTCAGCAAAGCCGGTGTGGAGTCTGTGTCACGCTGCAGTTCTGCATCTCCTGTCGGAGAGCTGATGGAGACCACACAG GGCCTGGGACCGGATCATGAGGCGCCCGTGGCTCCGTTTGTCCCCACAGTCACTGCCATCTCCACCAGTCCAGATTTGCAGTGGATGGTGCAGCCGACCATCATCACGTCCGTTTCCCCGTCTGCGTCCAGACCTGAAACCGGAGAGACAGCAGCCAAGAGGAGTGGGGCCAAAGCGAAGAACATCACCAGAAAGGAAAAAGGCGAGCAG CTCACACCAGaagaggaagagaagaagaggataaggagagagagaaataaaatggcTGCAGCAAAGTGCAGGAACAGACGGAGAGAGCTCACCGACACCTTGCAGGCT GAAACAGACAAGCTGGAGGAAGACAAAGCAGCTCTGCAGGCAGAAATAGCAAATCTTctaaaagaaaaggagagactTGAGTATGTCCTTGCTTCACACAAGCCTATATGCCAGCTGCCTGAAGAGCTGGAAAGCATTTTCCCAGAGTCACCACAGCCTCTCCCTTCTTCTGAGATATCTGGCCAACTTCCAGAGGATGGTGCGCAGGACACCCCTTCTCTACAAGATTTAGAGACTCCTTCTGTTCCTCCCACAGCTATCTCAGGCAACTCCAATATTCTGCTGTGCTCTAGCGCAGAGGTCAGTTTGTGCGACCTTGAGCCGTCACTGGATGTCAAGGAGGAGCTGCTGGAAAATATCCTTGGCAGTGTGGAAGAGGACAGGATCTCAGTGGAGAAAGCACGCTCAGTCCCTGACATCGACCTCAACGGTTCCCTAGGCTTCACAGACTGGGAAACCCTGTACAAGTCAGTGGCCAATGATCTGGAGCCCTTAAGCACCCCTGTGGTCAGTGCCTCCACCCCTACTTGCAGCAATTACTTGTCCATCTTTACTTTCGCCTGTCCAGAGCTGGACTCTCTGACTGAGGAACTGGATGGCTGCAAGAGTGGGGTGTCCAAATCTGATGCGAGTGTGGATCTTCTAAACTCCCCTACGCTCCTGGCACTATAA